The stretch of DNA TCGGACAGGGGCGTTTCCTCCTCCCGGAGGAACGCCTCCAGCGTGGAGGCCAGGGCGCCGGGGTTCCCGGTCATCCGGACGGCCTCGTCGTCGCAGACCTTCTCCTCGTCCTCCACCATTTTCCGGAACTCCAGGAGCACAACGGGATTGAAGAACATGAGGACCCGGAAAACGAAGGCCACAAGAAGCAGGGGCCGCCTGCTCCTTGCTATGTGGGCCGTCTCATGGGCGACGGCGGCCTGCAGCTCCTCCCTGGAGAGGCTCTCCACGAGGCCGGTGGATACAAAGACGGCGGGCTTTCTCCCCGTGGACGAGAAAAGCACGAGGTCCTCGTCATCGATGACTTCCATCTCCGGGGCCGGGAAGGGAAGACCCGCCAGGGCCGCCTCCAGGCCGGCGTCGTCCCCGGCCTCCTCGCCCGCCTCCCCTTCCCCGCCGCCCCGGCCCGTCTTGAGGGCGCCCCTCAGGACGGGCACAAGCTCCTGGAAGGCGAAGAGGGCGACGGTGCCCAAAAGAAGGAGGACGAAGAGGACGCCGAGGGGAAAAAGCCCCCAGGGCTCAAGGTCCAGCCACCGCCGGGTGTCCAGGAGCGCCCCCAGCCTGAACGAAAGGGAGCCCCGCGCCGGGTTCAGGAGCTGGTAAAGCGGGTAGGAGAAGACCGGAAACAGGATGGCCACCAGGCGCAGCCTCAGCTGCCAGGCCGGGCTCCTCGTCCCCCACGCCCCGATGGAGCTTTCCACCAGAAGCGCGGCCACAAGCGAGTGCACGAAAGCCTGCACAATGTAGGAGCCTATGGCGGTATCGAAAAAATAGGAAATATCCATTCCACGGGTCTCAACTGCGAGGGACGGGACCGCGCACCCCCCGGCCGGGACCGTTTAATAATAGCAGATAACCGGCGCGGGGAAGAAGAAAGGACGGCCGCGGGAAAGCGCAAAGCCCGATGCCGGCGTTATGGAGAAGCCCCCGGAACACCCCGGCCCGGGATGATACAATAAGACAAAGGGGGCCTTGAGAGTACCCGATGGCATATCGAGTGGCGAGGGAGAGGTTCGAAGCCCTGGTGGAGGAGGCCCTCCGGAGCCTCCCCGAAGAGTTCAAGCGGCATTTCGAAAACATCATCGTGGAGGTCAGCGATTACCCCACCCGGGAAGAAGCGCGGCGTGCGGGTGTCCCGCGGGAGGGGCTTCTGGGGCTTTTCGAGGGCGTTCCCCATCCCCACCGGGGAGGCTTCTTCGACCTGCCTCCCGTCCTCCCCGCCAGAGTGGTCCTCTATCAGAAGAACATCGAGGCGTTCTCCCAGAGCGAGGAGGAGCTTGTGCAGGAGGTCCGCTGGACCCTCATGCACGAGGTGGGACATTACTTCGGTCTCACCGAGGAGGAGGCTCATTGCGCGGTGCGCTTCTCGCTCGGCGTGGACAACGACGAGGGCAGGGGCTCGAGAGGGGGCACGCGGTGACCGCGTTCGTGCGGAATCCGGCCAGGCTCCGAATCGCGCACGACAACCTCTCCGTGGTCCAGGGAGATGTCCTCCATCCCGCCGAGGTCGAGGCGGCGGTGAAGGGCCGGGACGCGGTCCTCTCGGCACTGGGTTTAAGCAAGGGCTCTCCCAAGACCATCTGTGCCGACGGGACCGGGAACATAATCTCCGCCATGAAGAGGCACGGCGTGAAACGTCTCGTCGTTCAGTCCGCGTTCGGCGCCGGAGAGACGAGAAAGCGGGGGCTTTATGCGCGGCTCCTGTGGATTTTAATCGCCCCGAGGATGAAGGACAAGGAGGCGATGGAAGCAGCGGTAAGGGAGAGCGGACTGCAGTGGGTAATCGTTCGCCCGGTCAGGCTGACGGACGGTCCCGAAACGGGGTCGTACAGGACGGGAACGCGCCTGAAACCCGGCCCGTTTCCGAAGGTCTCCCGGGCCGATGTCGCCGATTTCATGCTGCGGCAGATGCAAAGCGACGAGTTTCTGCGCCAGGCGCCCACCATAACTGGTTAAACGCATCGTGCGGAACGGGGGCCACAATACAGACGAGCCTCGGACGCATGAGGCGGGGCGGGCGCCTGGCCCTGTTTGGAGAGTCGCGGGTTTCCCGCTCAGGGGCGCCGCTCCTGAGAGAGGGACAGGATGTAGTTGACGAGGTCCCAGAGGTCCCTCTCGTTTCCCTCGAAGAAGGCTTCATACGAAGGCATCGGGGAGCCGTTCATGCCCGTCACCAGGGTCCTGTAGATATCCTCCGGGCGGTCGCCGTTTTTGAACGAAGCCGGCCTGGTCAGGTCCGCCGGGGCTATGAGGAATCCCCAGTCGTCCCTGAGCGTGGGCGCCGAACCGCCGTCTCCCCGCCCCCCGCCGCCGTGGCACGCGAAGCACTGCAATTTCTGGTAGACCTGGTATCCCCTCTGGGCGCTGGCGGGCGTCATGGGCTTGGGATATCCCACAATCGGGACAGGTTGTGGATTCGCGTTTTCAAAGCCCGGGAAGAAACCTTTGACAAAGTAAATGATTTTCCAGCGGTCGGCCACGCCGAGCCCCGTGAAGGGAGGCATGAATCCCCGCACGCCAGCCGTCACCGTCCGAAACAGGTCTTCGTCCGTCGGGAGCTCTCCGCTCGGCGTGGACCGGAACTTGAACACCCCGTCGGCAAAGACGCGCGGGCGAGGGGCGAAATCCCGCGCGAGGTAGACCGCAGCCGGGCCGTCGCCCTCTCCCTTGACCCCGTGGCACAGGGCGCAGGACCTGTCATACATGGCCTTGCCTTGGGCGCGCGTGGTTTCGTTTACGGGCGGCCTCTTCGAATACTGCGCCACCGGAATCGGCAGCTCCTGGGCTGCCTCCGTGCGGCCCGGAACCGCCAACAGGACGGAAAGCCCCGCCAAGGCTGCCGTAAGAATGGAAATGAGCTTTGTCCGTATCATGGCCTGTCCTCCGTTAAAACGCCATGTCGACGCCGACGGACGCGATGTATTGGAGGTTCCTCGCCGGGCTCTCCGCACTCCCGAGCCCGGGCGGCAGCTTCTTGGAGCCCGCAAGGTTGAAATGAGACCGCGCGTAAAGTCCGATGTTGGGCACCGGGTAGAACTTGGCCAGCACGCCCAGGAACGAGGCGTCTTGGTTCACCTTCGGCCCCCCCTGCTGAAGCGCGGGCGGCAGCTCCGCGAGGCCGCCGGGGTCCATGAAATCGTACCGGGCGCCCAGGAGCCACTGGCGGTTCACCAGCCAGTCGGCCTCCACGCTGAGGCCGAAGGCGTCCTCGTCCCATTTGGAAAGGCTGCCCGGCGCGCCTGCAAACCGGACGTCGCCTATCCAGTCCCAGATGCCGGTGCCGTAGATGTCCAGGTACTTGTAGTGCCATCTTGCCGCGACGCCGAAGCGGTCCCAGTCCACGGGCTCCGCATAGACGAAAGGCCCCGTCGCACTACCCGATGGATTAAGGGTGGGCCGGGCCGCGTCCTGGGCGTGGTAGTAGAACCCGGAGACCTGCACGTCGGAGAAAGGGCCCACGATGTCGTACCGGAGCATGCCGTAGATATCCCACCGGGTGTCCTGCGAGTCCTCGGCGGTGTCCCCCTGCGCCACGCCCACCTGGTAGAGGAAGGACGGGCCGAAGGGCCTCCCGTAGACCGTCGCCCCTTTGCTTGCGGGCACGTCGAACAGGAAGGGCTCGAAGGGGAGTATGGCGAACCCCTCGACCCCCTCCCTTGCCGGTCCGGTGGTCAGCCCGTACATCTTGCTTGAAAACGCGAAGGGAAGCATGGGGATGCGCTTTATTTCCGGGGGAAAAACATCGGTCTCCGCATCGGGCGGTATGGGGTCCAGCTGCTGGCGGTGCGTGGGGAACGAGTAAAACGCCGACGGGTCGAAGTTTCCTATCTTGAAATTCGCAAGCTGGTAGCCGCCCAGGTTGTCGAATACGAGGAATACCCGCTCGAAGCCCAGGCCGCTTCCTTCCTCCTCGGCGTTGAACTCCCCCTCGATGAAGAAGCTGATGTTCCTGGCCGCCGTGCCGGCAAAGAAGAGGTTTATAATCTTGGGAAACACGACGTCGAAGTCCTCCTGCTTGTCGTCCTCGGTCTCCCTGAACCCGGCCTTTCTGACCTCGGCGCGCAGCCTCACGGCGGTAAAGTTGGTGACCTGGCCGAGGGTGGCGCCGCCCACGGGGCCGCCCAAAAGCTCCTTGAGCGTTCTGCCGCCCTCCTCGGTAGCGGGCATCTGGTAGCCGTTTTCCTGGAACCTCTGGCCGAAGGGGTTCAACCTGGGCTCCCGCGTATGGCAGGCGTTGCACGTCAGGTTGTACTTCCGGCCAAAGGCCGGTATGGCGTCGGCATCCCTCACGTCCAGCAGGCACAGGGACAACGAAAAGGCAGCCAGCAGAGAGGCAAACGCCACCCACCCGCAAACCCCGGTGCGTGTCTTTTCCATCGGCAAAACCTCCCGTTATCGGCGGACCAGAGTCCGTTTTCCGTGAAACCCGGGAAAATTCAAGCACAGTCCGGCTGCATTTCATTTACCTATCAAAGAACATGCAGGCTGTCAATAGAAAATTCCTTAACCCCGCATTGTTAAGCCCTGATTATCACACCCTTGGAAGCCCGACCGGAAGGCGGGGCGGCACGGCCGCCGGTCCCGGCTTGCCGGAAACCTACTCGATTTTTCTGAACGACCTCTTCCGCGAGCCGCACACCGGACACTTCCCGGGCGGGTCGCCCTCCACGGTTAATCCGCACACCTTGCAGATATGGTAGTCCGCTTCTTCGAGGGCCCCGATGTTCTCACGCGCCCTTTCAAGGAGGCGGGCAAAGACCTTTCCCGCCTCAAACGCGTAACAGAAGGATTTCGTGGCCCAGGTGTCAGCCGCCGCTATGGCGTCGTCCATCATGGGGAGATACATCTTCTGAAACTCCTCAATTTCAGCGAGTGCGGTCTTGAGGTTTTCCTCCGTGTCCCTTACGGCACCCCGTGCCCGCAGATGGTTCCTGGCGTGGATGGCCTGGCTCTCTGCGGCGGCCCTGAAGAGCCTGGCCGCCTGCCTCCGGCCCTCCTTTTCCGCTTTCCATGCAAAGGCGAGGTATTTCCCGTTTGCCAGCGACTCTGCGGCAAGGGCATTATCGATGTCTTTTTCGAGCGCGGTCATTATTCCTCCTCCGGCTTCTCCGTCCTATTCACGGCATCGCGCACCGCCCACACGTGGAAATGAGCGCCCCGTTTCTGGCCCACGCCCACGGCCCCCTTTGTAAGGTACAGGGCCCAGGCCCAGTCCGGCTCGAACATGCTCGTCGTGGACGACCAGTATGCCTCCCGCACGTCTTGGAAGGGATGTCCGGCAGGCAGGGCCGGGCTGTGGGTGCTGGCGTCCACAAGGGATTCCAGCTCGTTTATGTTGGGCAGCCGCCAGCCCGTCCCTTCTTTTCCGCTCCGGTTGAGCTCCTCCACGGCCCCGAGGGCCTCTTTCCAGGTGGCCTTGCCCCCCGAAAGGTCCGCCTCCTTGCGCCAGAAGAGGTGTGTGAGACGGTCATGCACCACGCCGCCCGAGACGGCAAACCGGGGCTCCGGCCATGCATGCCCCGTACGGAACTCTCCGTCCTGCCCGGAGCCCGCGCAGGCAATGACATCTCCACCCGCGTCATGGCATTCCCTCTGCCCGGTGGCGGGCAGGACGCCCCGGCCTTCGCCGCGCACCGGCCAGAGCAGAAAGAACTGCTCCTTTTGCCCGTAGAACATGCGGGCGCCCTCCATGTGTACGTACCACGCATAGGCAGTATTGATGGCAGCCGTCGTGGACGTCCAGTACCAGCCCAGGAAGACGTTTTCAAAAGGATGGCCCTCGGGAAGCGCGGGGTTCTTCGTCTTGTGGCTCATCAGGCTTCTCAGCTCGCGCCGGTTGGGGAGCCTCCAGTCGCCGCATCCGAAGGCCTTCTCGCGGTTCATCCTTGCGACGAAATCAAGCGCCTCCCTCCACGTGAGGGGGAACTCCGCAAGGTTGGCGTCCCGGGTCCAGACGAGGCCCGTCAGGCGGTCAAAGACCGCCTCCTCCCCGGGCTCGAACCTGGGCACGGGCCACGAAACGCCCCTTCTGAGCTCCGCATCCTGCCCGCTTCCCCGGCAGGGGACCTCCTGGCCCTGCGTATCGTGACACGTCTCCTGGCCCGTCCACAGGTAGCATCGGCCCTTCATTACCCATCACCCCGACTAATTAACCGCCCCCTTGCGCCGATGGCTCCGGTCGCCGGCGTACCGCGTCAAGAAAGTCCACGGTGCGGCGAGAATGCCTTTCTGAGCTCAAGCCAGCCGATGGCCGCAAGCGCTATCGCGAAAATGATGCCGAACTGGCTTACCGAAAGCGCGGCAAGCTTGAAATATGAGGCAAGCACCGGAACACTGGTCCCGGCAAACAGGAATATGAAGGCGGAAACGGCCCATGCGCCCATTACCCTGTTGGAAAGCAGGCCCAGTCTCCAGAGCGGCTCCTTTTCCGAACGGGAAACAAAAGCAAGAAGGACGTGGCCGATGATCCATCCGGAAAAGGCAAAAGTCTGCGTTTGGGCGAAGCTGAGATGCCGGGACAGCGCGTAGAGATAACAGACCGATACCGCGGCAAAAAGCCCCAGCCCGGAGAGGCCGATTTTCTTGAGCAGCGCAGAGTCGAGGAACCTTTCCCGGGGGTTTCGCGGAGGACGGCTGTAAATCGTCCCTTCGGCCAGCTCGGCGACAAAGGCCGCCGAAGCCCCCAGGTCCATGAACAGCTCGAGCACGATAATCTGAATGGGGGCAAAGGGAAAAGGGACACCCATGAGAACCGGCAGGAGGAAGGAAAGGACGAGAGCGAGCTTCGCCGAGAGATAGTAGGCCGTCCCCTTGCGCACGTTGTCGAAGAATTTGCGGCCCTCGAAAATGCCCCGCGCGATGGTGGTAAAGTTGTCGTCCGCCAAAACCGCGTCGGCCGCTTCCCTGGCGGCGTCCGTCCCCCGCTCTCCCATCGCGATGCCCACGTCCGCAGCCTTGAGCGCGAGGGTGTCGTTGACACCGTCTCCCGTGACCTCGACGATTTCGCCGTTTCTCTGGAGGGCTTGCGCCAAGCGGTATTTGTGCTGCGGGCTGGTCCTTGCGAAAACGGAGGTTTCCTTCACCGCCTCGGACAATGCTTCATCCGAGAGCGCGTCCAGTTCGGCCCCGGTAAGGGCTTTCTCCCCGGGAATCCCCACGCTTCTAGCGATGAAGGAAGCGGTCGCGGGGTGGTCGCCCGTTACCATGACGATCCGTATGCCCGCCCGTTTTGCCGCCGCCACCGCCTCCCGTACGCCCGGCCGCGGCGGGTCTTCCAGGGAAACCAGGCCGACGAAGTCCATGTCGTGCTCCAATTGCAGGAGCGGCTCTCCGGATTCCGCCGGGGAGATAATTTTTCGAGCGACGGCGATTACTCTTCTTCCCTTCGCCGTTTCTTCCTTGAGCGCGGCCTCCGCCTTGCCATCAGGCACTTCTGTAAAGCGCAGGACCTCCTCCGGCGCGCCGCTCATGAACAGAATATGCTCTCCGTCCACTTCGCGGACAACCGCCCGCGTTTTCCTGCCGTCACCGAAGGCGCGCTCGCGGACTATGGCGCCTTCGGGCTGCGCTATCGCCAGCGCGGCGGCCCTCTTGCCCACCGCCCTATCGGTCGGCGAGAGGGAAAACTCGGTGAGGGCGAGCAGTGCCGCTTTCACGACGTCCTGCTCTCGGTCGCCCGGGGATACCGAGGCAACCTGCATTTCGTTTTCGGTAATCGTTCCCGTCTTGTCGGTGAGGATGACCGTGGCGTTTCCCAGCACCTCCGCCGCCCGTATCTTTTTGACCAGGAACCCTCTTTGAGAGAGCTCATAGCTCCCCAGCCCCAGCACCATCGTAATGATGATGGGCAACTCCTCGGGAATGGTCGCGAAGGCGAGCGCAAGGCCGGTCAAAACGCTCTGTCGAAAATCCGCGCCGCGCAAGAATCCCAGCACGGCTATCGCGACGCTTATAAAAAGAGCGATGACGAGCAGCCGTTTCGACAAAGCCTTCATCGCTACCTGAAGAGGCGTTTTGGGCTCCTTGATTTCTTCGGCAAGCACCGCGATGTTGCCGAATCTGCTACGGGCCCCCGTGGCAAAGACTTCCGCCTTTCCTTCCCCGGAGACGACGAGCGTCCCGGCGTATACCTCGTCGCCCGCGTTCTTCTCACGGGAGAACGATTCGCCGGTGAGCACCGACTCGTCAACCTGAAGGCTGACCGCCGCGAAGAGCTTGCTGTCGGCTGCGATGCGCGCGCCGGGCGTCAAGACCAGAATATCGCCCGGCACTATGGCTTCAGTTTTTACCTCCGTGACGCTTCCGTCCCGGAATACCTTCGTCCGGGGTGCGGCGAGCTTCGCGAGCGATTCTATCGCCTTTTTCGCCCGGTACTCGTTCCAGACCTCGACGAAAACCAGCGCGACGATGATAATGAAGATGGTGAGCGCGTCCCCCAGGCTCCCCCAGATTGCGTAAAAAAAGCCAACGACCAGCAGGAGCAGGATGAGCGGCTCGGTTATTTCTTCTGCGGCAATGGAGAAAAAACTCAACCGCGCCGGCTTGCTTAACCGGTTCGGGCCGAACTCCTTGACTCTTCTCTGTGCTTCTGCAAAGGAAAGGCCGGTTTTTTCTTTCATATCAAGAGATGGCGTCCGGTAAGAAATCGATACAGCATCAATAATATACTAAAAACCGTTCCTTGAACAGGCCGGACGAAATCAGGGCATCCTTCCCGTCGATGAAAGCTGTTCCACGCTCGTCGTCCCCTTATGAAATACCCGATACAGGTTTGTGTCAAAGCCCTTCATTCGGTTATCTCCTCGTGAACCCTCCTTGACGGCCTTCGTTCTTTGGTGGAAGCGGTCTTCGTCCCGGTCGACCTTCCCCCTCTTCCTGAGGAGGGAAACTCCGGCTGCAGCGCCTTCCCGCCGGTGCTATAATCTACTTGCTTGAGAGAAGATGACGGGAAAGCGCAAACAAAAAGCCCTTCTGCTGATTGCCTTTTCACTTTTGTGCGGGTGCGCGACTTTTAAGAGCAAGCCCCTGCAACCCGCCAAAACGGCCTCGAGCTTCGAGGCCCGCACGCTGCGGAGCGCGGGGCTCGAGGGGTTCATCGTGAAGAACCTGAAAGGGAAAAAGGAGGCCCTGCCGGAGCTCACGTGGCCGCCCGGGACATGGGACCTCAAGCTGCTTTCGCTTGCCGCCCTTTATTACCATCCGGACATGGACGTCGCCCGCGCCCGCTGGGGGGTCAGGGAGGCGGCGGTCATAACGGCGGGGGCACGCCCGAACCCCGGTGCCGCACTGACGCCGCAGTATCACGCCAACGCCGGCGGGCTTGCGCCCTGGACCCTCATGCTTTCCCTGGACATCCCCGTGGAGACGGCGGGCAGGCGGGGATACCGCATAGCCCGGGCCAGGCACCTGTCCGCCTCGGCCCGCATGGAAATCGCCGAGACGGCATGGAAGGTGAGAAGCAGGCTGCGGAAGAGCCTGCTCCGGCTTTTCGGGTTTACTCGAAAGGAGCTGCTTCTGAAAGAGCAGTATTCCGCGCAGGACGGCATTGTGCAGATATACGAGCAGCGGCTGGCCGCGGGGCAGGTTTCGGGCTTTGCCCTCGCAAGCGAGAGAATCGCCCGCGACAAGACCGCACTGGCGCTCTCCCGCGCCGCGGGGGGCACGGCACAGGCACGGGCGGGCCTCGCGGAATCGTTGGGGATACCGTCAAGCGCCCTGAAAGGTATCGATATATCGTTTGAAGGTTTGGAGCGGGTCAGCGCAAGCCTGTATTCGGCGGACGTGCGCCGTGAAGCCCTCACGGGCAGGGCGGACGTCTTGGCAAAGCTGGAGGAATACGAGGCTGCGCAGTCCGCCCTCCAACTGCAAATCGCGCGGCAGTATCCGGATGTCCGCCTTGGCCCCGGCTACTCCTGGGACCAGGGGGACAACGAATGGTCGCTCGGACTGGTGCTCGAACTGCCCGTCCTGAACCGCAACGAGGGACCCATCGCCGAAGCCAGGGCCGGAAGGAAACAGGCCGCGGCGGAATTCACGGCTCTTCAGGCCCGGGTGATAGGGGAAATAGACCGGGCATTCGTGGGCTACAACGCTTCGCTCCAAAACCTCAAGGCCGCGGACTCTCTGGTGTCGGCCCAGAGGGAAAACCTCGAAGTGACGGCCCTGCGGGTCAAGGCCGGGCAGGAAGACAGGCTCGCGCTTCTTCTGGCGACACAGGGGCTTATCTCGGCCGAGCTTTCCCGCCTCGATGCGCTTCTCTCTGCCCAGGAGTCCGTGGGCCGGCTGGAGGACGCCGTCCGGAGGCCTCTTAACGACCCCGCTGCGTTTCCCCGCGGAGCAACGCCCGACGGAGCGAACTGATGAACACGGGACGGAAAGACAGAAAGACTGTCGCGGCCCTTGCCGTCCTTGCAGCACTTGTCCTTGTGGGGCTTTTCCTGCTTCTTTTCTCCTCCCCCGAAGAGGGGGAAAAGGAGGGGAAAGAGCAGGCGCCGCCGGCCGGCGAAGCGGCGGCACAGGCTGGCGGCGCAGCGGTGAGCATCGGCGAAGAGGCCCGGAAGGCTGCGGGCATCGTCACCGAGGCGCTGCGGCCTATCAGGCACGAAGAGCAGATAGAGGCGTACGGGATGGTTTTACAGCCGGACGGCCTGATAGAGGCCCGCCGCGCATACATATCCGCAAAGGCGGCGCTGGTCGAGGCGGAGGCCGCACTTGCGGCCTCAAAAAAGGAATACGCGCGCCTCAAGGAGCTGAACCAGAAAAACAAGAACGTCTCCGACCGGGCGCTCCAGAGGGCCGAGGCCCTGCTCAAGACGGACGGCGCGGCCTCCCTGCAGGCGCAGGAGGACATGCAGTCGGCCAGGGACGCCAGAGAGCTCCGATGGGGCGGCACGCTCTCCGGTTGGATAACCGGCTATTCCTCCGGATACCGGAGGCTCGTCAGCGTAAAGGACGTCCTGGTACGGGTGACGCTTCCCCCGGGAATTTCGGTACGCTCGGCCCCGGAGAAAACAGGCATCGAGGCCCCCGGGGGTCCGCCGGTGCCCGCACGGCTCATCATGCGCGCGCCGGGCACCGACCCGCGCATCCAGGGGATGAGCTTCTTGTACCTCGCTCCCTCTTCCGAAACCCGGCTTATCCCGGGGATGAACGTAACGGCGTATCTGCCTTCGGGCAGGATGGAAAAAGGGTTCGTCATCCCGCTTTCGGCCGTGGTGTGGCTTCGGGGCCGGGCGTGGGCATACGTCCAGAGGACGGAAGAGGGCCTTTTTGACAGGGTGGAAGTGCCGACCTCCCAGCCGGTGCGCGAAGGCTACTTCGTCACCGACGGCGTGTTCCGCCCCGGCATGCGGGTGGTCGTCCGCGGGGCGCAGGCCCTTTTGTCCAAGGAGAGCCTCCCGCCGCCGGGCGGCGGAGGCGAAGAAGAGGACTAGGAGTGCAGACCGGGCGTTACGGCATCCTGGGCTCCGTCGTCCGGTTTTCCCTCCGCCAGAGGGGCGTTGTCATAGCGCTTGCGGCAGTCTTTCTCGGATATGCAGTCTACTCGCTCGGCAGCGCACGGTACGACGTGTTTCCCGAGTTCGCGCCCCCTCACGTCACCGTCCATTCGGAGGCACCGGGGTTTTCGCCCGAGCAGGTGGAAGCTCTGGTAACCCGCCCCGTGGAAAACGCCTTGAGCGGCGTTGGCGGCATATCCTCCCTGGCGTCAAAGTCGATACAGGGGTTGTCGGTCGTACGGGTCGTCTTCAAGACAGGCGGGGACATTTACCTCGCGAGGCAGAAGGTGGCCGAGCGGCTTTCCACGCTTGCCGGGCAGCTCCCCGGAGGTGTAACGCCCGTCATGACGCCCCTTACCTCCTCCACCGGCACCGTGCTGATAATCGGGCTTGCCTCCGAGACGCTCTCCCGGATGGAACTGCGCACAGCCGCGGACTGGACGGTGAGGCCGCGCCTCCTTGCCGTGCCGGGCGTATCGAAGGTCGCCGTCTTCGGCGGCGGGGTCAAGCAGCGCCAGGTGCAGGCGGTGCCGGAGCGCCTGATTAAGTACAACGTCTCCCTGGGGGACGTAACAGCCGCGGCGGCCAGGGCCACCGGCATGAGGGGCGGCGGCTTCATCGAGGGGACGAACCAGCGCATTACACTCCGGAGCGAGGGACAGTCGCTCACCCCGGAGGAGCTTGCACATGCCGTCCTTGCGTACAGGGACGGCGCCAGCGTGACCATCGGGGACGTGGCCGACGTGGTGGATGCCCCGGCCCCTGCCATAGGGGGAGGCCGGATAAACGGCAGGCCGGGCGTCCTGATGATAGTCTCGGCGCAGTACGGCGCGAACACGCTGGAGGTAACGGGGCGTCTCCATAAGGCGGTGGCGGAGCTGCGCCCGGCCCTTCTGAAACAGGGCATAACCCTGTATCCGGACCTGTTCCGGCCGGCCGATTTCATAGGGACGGCGCTCCACAACGTACGGTGGTCCCTGCTCGTGGGGGCTTTGCTTGTCGTCGTCGTGCTCTTCCTTTACCTGTTCAACCTGCGTACGGCAGCCATCTCCTGCACGGCCATACCCCTTTCGCTGCTTGCGGCGGTCACGGTCATGGAGCGCCTGGGCCTGAGCCTCAATACGATGACCATAGGCGGGCTGGCCATCGCCATAGGCGAGGTGGTGGACGACGCCGTGATAGACGTGGAGAACATTTTCAGGCGGCTCAGGGAAAACCGCGCCCTCCAAGAGCCTCGCCCCGTGCTCGATGTCGTCTTCGACGCCTCCATGGAAGTCAGGAGCGCCGTGGTCTACGCCACCTTTGCCGTCGTCCTGGTCTTCGTCCCCGTGCTGACGATGACCGGCGTGGCGGGCAGGCTGTTTGCGCCGCTCGGGCTTGCCTATGTCCTTGCCATCTTGGCCTCCCTGCTCGTGGCCCTCACGGTAACCCCGGCCCTGTCCCTCGTGATGCTGGGCGCAAGGAAGCCGCCGGAAGGGGAGCCTCCCCTGATGCGCTGGACAAAGGCCCGGTACGAAAGAATCCTCCACGGGGTCGAAAGGCGTCCCCGCGCGGTTATTGCCGCGGCGGCCGCCCTCGTTATCGCGACACTCGTCGTCATGCCGTTTCTGCGCGGAAGTTTTCTGCCGGAGCTTGTGGAGGGGAACTTCATCGTCCACGTGGCGGCGGCGCCGGGGACTTCCCTCGAGGAGACCTTGCGCATGGGCGGACGCATATCGGACGAACTTCTCCGTTTGCCGCGCGCCGGGAGGGCCGAGGAGGGCGAAGAGGCCAGGGGGTCGAACGCCAGCGAGTTCGGCGTCGTGCTGAAGCCGCTTGACAGAAGACACTTCCTGCGCGCAAAGAGAGAAATCAGGGACACGCTCGGGAAGTTCCCCGGCGTAGGCGTCTCGATAGAGACCTTTCTTACCGAGAGGATAAACGAGACCATATCGGGCTACACCGCGCCCGTGGCCGTCAACATCTTCGGCAGCGACCTGAACGTCCTGGACGAAAAAGCCAGGGAGGTCGCGGCGGTTTTGAGAGGGATGCGCGGGGCCGCGGACGTCCGCCTGCAAGCGCCCCCCAGCGCCCCGCAGCT from Nitrospirota bacterium encodes:
- a CDS encoding efflux RND transporter permease subunit; translation: MQTGRYGILGSVVRFSLRQRGVVIALAAVFLGYAVYSLGSARYDVFPEFAPPHVTVHSEAPGFSPEQVEALVTRPVENALSGVGGISSLASKSIQGLSVVRVVFKTGGDIYLARQKVAERLSTLAGQLPGGVTPVMTPLTSSTGTVLIIGLASETLSRMELRTAADWTVRPRLLAVPGVSKVAVFGGGVKQRQVQAVPERLIKYNVSLGDVTAAAARATGMRGGGFIEGTNQRITLRSEGQSLTPEELAHAVLAYRDGASVTIGDVADVVDAPAPAIGGGRINGRPGVLMIVSAQYGANTLEVTGRLHKAVAELRPALLKQGITLYPDLFRPADFIGTALHNVRWSLLVGALLVVVVLFLYLFNLRTAAISCTAIPLSLLAAVTVMERLGLSLNTMTIGGLAIAIGEVVDDAVIDVENIFRRLRENRALQEPRPVLDVVFDASMEVRSAVVYATFAVVLVFVPVLTMTGVAGRLFAPLGLAYVLAILASLLVALTVTPALSLVMLGARKPPEGEPPLMRWTKARYERILHGVERRPRAVIAAAAALVIATLVVMPFLRGSFLPELVEGNFIVHVAAAPGTSLEETLRMGGRISDELLRLPRAGRAEEGEEARGSNASEFGVVLKPLDRRHFLRAKREIRDTLGKFPGVGVSIETFLTERINETISGYTAPVAVNIFGSDLNVLDEKAREVAAVLRGMRGAADVRLQAPPSAPQLMASLKKPALAARGFQPLSVLEAIHTAFHGKTAGQIYDGNRVFDVSVVLAPERRKSITDVGMLPLRNPGGTYVRLNRLADLHEMPARSIVLHRGARRVQTVTCGVTGRSVSSFVARAEKALSEKISLPPGTYVEFAGAAREQARTRRDLLVHAALAGIGILILVFIVAGNYRNAALILLNLPFALAGGVFVALLEGGYLSIGSMVGFVTLFGITLRNSVMLISHFEHLVWAEGAEWGLRSAVRGASERLAPILMTASVTALGLLPLALGSGAPGREIEGPMARIILGGLVTSTVLNLLVMPTLALRFGRFQRKGG